In a genomic window of Planctomycetota bacterium:
- a CDS encoding ParA family protein, whose protein sequence is MPSILAVANQKGGVGKTTTATTLAHAFGLAGCRVLVVDVDPQANATSGMGAEAVDTSAAFTIPADGGIVRTPWQGVSCIPAGRDLEHWATQRSLGNTRLRDNLQRLQAGRFDVVLIDCPPSLGPLTQNALAASATVLIPIQCEYYPLEGLVQLVGAVRQASQGNPSLRIGGVLLTMYDADADLTREVEAEVRGKLEEPVLETVIPRDTAVAEAPSHCLSVIEYAPRSRGARAYVSLAAEIMDRGLAG, encoded by the coding sequence GGCAAGACGACTACCGCCACCACACTTGCCCACGCCTTCGGCCTGGCGGGATGCAGAGTCCTCGTCGTCGACGTGGACCCCCAGGCGAATGCCACCAGCGGCATGGGCGCCGAAGCCGTAGATACCAGCGCTGCCTTCACGATTCCTGCCGATGGGGGCATTGTCCGAACGCCTTGGCAGGGTGTCTCCTGCATCCCTGCGGGAAGAGACCTTGAGCACTGGGCCACCCAGCGGAGCCTCGGAAACACGCGGCTTCGGGACAATCTGCAACGCCTTCAAGCGGGACGTTTCGATGTCGTGCTTATCGATTGTCCCCCGTCCCTAGGGCCGCTCACCCAGAATGCCTTGGCGGCATCAGCAACGGTCCTGATCCCGATCCAGTGCGAATACTATCCCCTCGAGGGGCTCGTCCAACTTGTCGGGGCCGTGCGGCAAGCCAGCCAGGGGAACCCCTCCCTTCGCATCGGCGGGGTCCTCCTGACGATGTATGACGCGGACGCAGACCTCACCCGCGAGGTCGAGGCGGAGGTCCGTGGAAAACTTGAAGAGCCTGTTCTCGAGACGGTTATCCCGAGGGACACGGCCGTGGCCGAAGCGCCCAGCCACTGCCTCTCGGTGATCGAATACGCCCCCCGCAGTCGAGGGGCGAGGGCTTACGTCTCTCTGGCTGCGGAAATCATGGACCGGGGTCTGGCAGGATAG